AGGAGCTAAGCAGGGAGGAGCAATACACATATGATGAATATCAGCGAGATATATGGAAAATGAAAAGCAGATACAAAAGGCAATTGGAAGTACATACAATTGGCTATTCAGAATATGGGAGAAAGCTGTACGGAATAAAAGTTGGAAAAGGTGAAAAATCCATTCTGATTAGCGGAGCGCATCATGGCAGAGAGTGGATCACTGCTCTTTTAATGATGAAAATGATTGAAAATCAAGTACAGCAGGAGGATTTGTATAACCGTATGGGAGAGTATTCTATCTGGTTTGTGCCGATGCTCAATCCAGATGGTGTTACCATCCAGCAGGGAGACCTGCAGAAGTTTCCGCTGTTTTCACGTATTTCTTTAAAAAGGATGAATGAAGGATCGAAAGACTTCACCCGCTGGAAAAGCAATGGAAGAGGAATTGATTTAAACCGTCAATATCCGGCAGGCTGGGATGAGTTGAAGGGTGAAAGTCCGAAGCCTTCTTATAAGAATTATAAAGGCAAAAAACCGCTTGAAGCAAAGGAGGTTCAAGCGATCGTAAGCTTGACGGAAAAAATCAAGCCGACAATTGCTGTCGCTTATCATTCCTCTGGCCAAGAGATTTATTGGGAATACAACAATAAGGAAAACACAGAAAGAGACCGAGCTATTGCTGCAAAATTGGCAGAAACAACAGGCTATGACCTCGGCACTCCTGATGTGGACGCAATTGGCTCAGGTTATACAGACTGGTTTATCAGCACCTATCATTTGCCTGCATTCACCATTGAAATTTGTCCTTCTGTTGAAGAGACAAATCCGCCAATGGACACATTCGGTGAAGAATGGAAGCGGAATGTTCATGTTACGTCTGTTTTGCTCGAGGAAGCAAAACAATTGGAAAATGTACATAAAAAGAATCTAGACTACAGATAATAGGAAAAAAACCAAACGGAGGATTACTATGAAAAATCGGGCTTTTCCTATTTTAGTTGCTTCTATTCTTATTATGGGATTTTTGTTTCCATCCCATAATATAGCAGTCCAGAAAGTGGATTATGAAAAGTATGGGAGCATTGCCATTGCTGTAGTCAAAGCAGATTATCCTGAACAAGCTGTTACAGACTATAAATACATGGGCCGAAAGAAAATATCGACAATGGAAGTGGAAGACAGCTTTCAGTTCATAGTGAAGGAAAATAGCAAAGAGAAAACAGTTCAAGTGACAATTAAACATGATATAAAGAATGATAAGTTTATTTCTTTAACGGTAAGCGAACCTGAGCAGCCATAAAAAAAATCTGGGGGGAACCCAGATTTTTTTTAATAGACATCCTTTTTTGTAAAAGTGAAAAAGGAAACAGCTAATGCCGCAATTCCCCAAACTGCCAATACTGTTAACGAAAACGGCAAGGACATGCCTTCAATAGGCGGGATATTTCCTTGCAAATAATCGGTTAGCCTCAAGTTCACCATAAATAAATATTTGGCAGCTTCCCATGATGATGCAATATTAGAGATGATGGTCCCAGAAATTAAAAAGGCAAGCATCACTCCCATGCCAGCAGCTGTACTCCTGACAAGAATAGACAGCATAAAGGAAAGGGTCCCGACAACAAGGGAGACAAACCAGGCTAAACCAAACACCATCAATATATACTGCCATTGAGGAACGAGATGGACTCCTGCAGTATTAAGCTCTCCAGCTTGGACCGTAAATCCAGTCAAGATTGGAGCAGTCCAGCCTACATAGCCAAAGAACAGTCCGCTGATAAGATAAGAAAATAAACCGAACATAAACAAGATGAACGAGATGGACAGCACCAATGTGATGTATTTGCTGAGCAATATTTTCCAGCGGCGGACCGGCCTTGTTAAGAGCAGCTTTATGGTGCCGATGCTCCTTTCAGATGAAACTAGGTCGGCTGCGACAATCATCACCATTAACGGCAGCAAAAGCTGCATAGAGTTATCAAGAAACACTCGCAGAAATGTTGGCGCCCCAGGCTCCTGCGGATTAATATCATGATCAAGATAATATTGGGATTGACTGATTCGGACTTTTAGCTGATTCCGCCATTCGTCAGAAATCCCGCTTGAGCCTATTCTATTTTGAGTGTCGATAATGGATTGCTGCAAGGTTGTCCGCCAATCCACATCTCCTAATCGTTTCTTTAAGTTTTCCATTTCGCGAAACTGTGCATATGTGAACATAGCAATCATCACGGCAATAATTAAGGTAACAATATACAGCCTTTTGCTCTTAACAAGCTTAAGCATTTCGTTATAGACAAGATTACTCAATCGTGCCACCTCCTGTCAGTTCAAGGAAGAGATGCTCTAAAGAAGGAATTTGTCTATTCATTTCAATTATATTAACATTCGCCTCAAACAACATTTTGCTCCACTTGCTTGCCTCTTCTTCTAAAAAAGGCGTAATGACGTTTTCGCCGTCAATTTTGACAGAAGGAGAGACGCTCTTTAATAGATCAATACCAACATCCATAGGAGTAAAGCGCCAAATAATTCTTTCTTGTGCAGTAAGCAAGGATTGAACAGACTCTGTATGAATAATCTTGCCATTCAAGATGATTGAGACTCTGTCACAAAGCAGCTGGATTTCACTGAGGAGATGGCTTGAAACTAAAACACTTAAGCCTTCCTTTTCCGCCAAAAAGCGGATAAATTGTCTCATTTCTCTTATGCCGGATGGATCTAAACCATTTGTCGGCTCATCAAGTATTAAAACTTTAGGTCTGCTTAAAAGTGCCTGCCCGATGCCAAGTCTCTGTCTCATCCCGAGTGAGTAGGTTTTTACCTTATCATGAATTCTGTCTTTCAAACCGACAAGCTCGATGATATCTTCAATCCGTTTATCATCAACCCCCTTTAACATGCGCGCAAAAAATTGCAGGTTTTCCCAGCCGGTTAAGTAAGGATATAGCTCTGGATTTTCTACAATGCAACCAAGCCTTTCCATTGCTTTAGAAAAATCCTTTTTAACATCATAGCCGCAAATTTGGATGGAACCAGAGGTTGGCTTAATCAAACCGACAAGCATTCGAATTGTTGTTGTTTTTCCGGCTCCGTTTGGTCCAAGAAAACCAAATACTTCTCCGCTTTTCAGTTCAAAGCTGATATCTTTAATAATCTTTCTTTTCCCAATCGTTTTCGTCAGGTTTTTAACTGCCAGTGTTGTTTCACTCATTTTCTTCTACCTCCCAGGAAATTAAGGAAGCGACTCTGTCTGCCATCAATTCGTATCCTTGTTTGTTCGGATGGAAATGGTCTGAATAAAGATAGGTTTGGACATTCTGCTGAAAAATATCATATGTAGGAACAAAGATTGTCTTCGCAAAAGCTGCACTCGTTTCCGCACTTTCATAATTCCAGTCCCGGACAATTTTAGAGGTAAGCTCACTATCTTCCAAATCACTGAAAGGATTATAGAGACCAATCAGGTAAATTGGTGTCTTCTCATTTGTCGCTCTAATTGTTGTCAAAATATCCTCTAAATTCTGATTATAGGTTGCAGATAATTTGGAAACAGTACCATCATCAAAATGGGATAGTGTTTCTCCACCCTGGAATAAATCATTTCCGCCTATCGTAATAAAAATGATGTCGGCATTTTTAATTTGCCGCTGTATTTCCTGCTGCTTGACCTGGGCCGAGAGCTCTGTAGAGGTTTGGCCTTTAATACCATAGTTTTTTAGTGTAATGTCTTCATCTGTTTTATCAGACAGCTTGTCTTTCAGATAGCCGATATAGCCTTTTCCTGCCTCATCGCCAGTTCCCCTTGTAAGAGAATCTCCTAGAGCTAAAAGCTGTACCCCTCCAGATGGTGCTGCTTCTGCAGGTTTATTGGATGTGTCTAATTCCTTCTTAGAGCCTTGGGCATAATCGACAAGCACCCAGCCGAGACCAAACATCCACATCAAACAGACGAGCAAAGAAAGCGAAGTAATATAGATGGTTGCCTTCTTTTTCAATATGTCTCCCCCTTTTTCATTTTTAAGTTCTTATGTCATATTTTATCGATGCTTGTAAGCGGAAGCAAACAATAGCTAGTTTTAAGTGTTGACAAGTAAAAGATTAAATAGACGTTATGGATGTTAAAGCAAAAAAAGAGTCAGGCAAAAGCGCAAGACTCTATTTCTATGTTAATGAATGTCCTTTTTCTTAAAGCGTCCGCCTCGAACCTCTGCAATATTAGCTACTGCAAGGAAAGCAGTTGGGTCCAGCTCCTCTACAATCAGCTTCAGCTTCGCTTCTTCCAATCTGTTGATGACACAGAAGATGACTTTCTTATTATCGCCAGTATAGGCACCTTCACCTTTCAGATAAGTTACCCCCCGTCCTAATCTTGCGATAATTGTCTCACCAATCACTTCAGCATTATCGCTGATAATCCAGGCTGACTTTGATTCATCGAGTCCAGCTATGACAATATCGATCACTTTAAAGGCAATAAAGTAAGCGATGATGGAATACATTGCACGATCCCAAGTGAAAACAAAACCTGCCGTAATAAAAATAAAAAAGTTAAAAAACATAATAATTTCTCCGACAGAAAAGGGAAGTTTCTTACTGAAAAGAAGTGCGAGTATTTCGGTGCCATCCAATGAGCCTCCGAAGCGAAGAACGATGCCAACGCCAACACCAAGAATAATTCCGCCGAAAACAGTTGCAAGCAGTAAATCTTCTGTAAATACAGGTACATCATGAAGCAGAATGGTTGTTATGGAAAGAACCGTTATTCCTAATAATGTGGAAAGGGCGAATGTCTTCCCAATTTGTTTATAACCGATGTAAAAAAACGGAATATTCAAAAGGAAGATAAAGAAGCCTAGCTTAACGGATAGCAAGTGGGAAAGGATAATGGAAATACCGACAATTCCGCCATCAAGGATTTGATTAGGAACAAGAAATTCTTCAATGCCAATTCCCATCATGACACTTCCTAAGATAATAAAAAGTGCTCTTTTCAATAGAACGCTTTTAGGCAGCACTTTATGCTGCGGTTTTTCCATATTTATAGATGTTTCAAGCTGTGGTGATTCCATTCAGTTTCCTCCAATCAATATAGTGAATTTTAAGAATTATTAAAATTTAAAAAGGGCAAATATAAAGGGGATACTCTAAATAGAGGGGTTAGTATTATTTTATCATACAGATGTTTAGTTGGCATATTCTAAAGCTTCAAGAAGAAGCTTGGCTGGCTTTATTTAAACCAGCCTTTTCGTTTGAAGTATAAGAACATGCAGCAAGCTATCAGAACCATTGTTCCTAATAAACTAAAGTAACCATATTTCCAGTTTAACTCAGGCATATACCGGAAATTCATGCCGTAAAGGCCAGCAAGAAAGCTCAGTGGCATGAATATGGTTGTAATCACTGTCAGGATTTGCATAATGCGGTTGGACTGGTGGGCATTATAAGACAGGTAGCTGTCTCTAATATCAGCAGTCATTTCTCTGTTAGATTCAATTACTTCTGCCAGCTTCAATAAATGGTCGTAAATATCTGAGTAGTATTCCCGTTTATTAGAAACAGCTGTTAATCTTTTTGTGTTTAACAATGTATAGAGGAGATCTCTCATCGGCACAACTGTATGGCGCACAGATAATAATCGATGCCTTGTTTCATAAAGGTCGTCTAATAATACTTCCATTGATTTGTTTTCAGGGTTTTCGTCAATTTCATTCAGAAAATCTTCAATTTCATAAATAATGGGTATATAGTTGTCAACAAGTCGGTCTAATAATTCATAAAGTACAGTGAATTGACTCCACTTAGCTGGCTTTTTTTCACCTAAGAGCTTTTTGGCCACAAATTGGACTTCGATGGAAGGTTCCTTATGAAAGCTGACGATATAATTATCACCTATAAAAAGATTAAGTTCTTCTTTCGCATATGTTTTAGCTTCAAGACTGTGGGTAACCAAAAAAGTATACTCGTCAAAATAGTCTATTTTAGGACGCTGCAGATTATGGAGGCAATCTTCAATAGATAGGGGATGGAATTGAAGAGGCTCCCGTAAATATTCAATTTCACTATCCACAGGGCTATTGAAATCAATCCAATACCACTCATAATTGCCTTCCTGCAAGTCCTCCATAGTCAGGCCAGTTTCTAACGTATTCTGTTTTGTTAATGCGATAATGTCAATCATTTTTTCTCCTTAATACTGGGAGCAAGGATATACCTTATGTCCATAATAATAATAGTGTATATATTATCATATTCTTGACGAAAAAACTTTTCAAGGTTATTATTTCATTAGTTAGTTACAAAAAGTAAGTAAAATGGAGGGTACCAATGACTACAGAAATTAGCAGTGAACAGTTTATGGATATATTAAAAGCACGCAGAGCCGTGAAAGTTTACGACGAGAGCTATCAATTATCAAAGGAAGAAATTGAAGAGCTTCTTGAGTTAGCAGGTAGAGCGCCGTCTGCTTGGAATCTGCAGCATTGGCATTTTGTTGTTTTTCATGGAAATGAAGCACAAGAAAAACTTCTTCCGATTGCTTTCAACCAACAACAGATAACACAGTCATCTTGTGTTATCGCTGTGCTAGGTGATTTAGAAGCAGATAAAAACGCAGAAGAAGTATTCGGGAAAGATATGGAAAAAGGCAGAATAAAAGAAGAGCTTGCTGATGTTATTAAAGGCCAGATTAAAGGAGCATACTCTAACGACGTATATCCTAGAGATGCAGCTAACTCTAATGCTTCCTTGGCTGCTATGCAGTTAATGATTGCAGCAAAAGGCAAAGGACTGGATACATGTGCTATCGGCGGTTTCAACCGCGGGAAGTTTGTGGAAGAGTTCCAAATCTCTGAGCGCTATTTGCCGATAATGCTTATCACAGTCGGAAAGGCAGCTGCTCCTGGTAGAGAAACAGACCGCTTGCCATTAGAAAAAACAACTACTTGGATTTAAGGAAAAAACCGGACAGATGTCCGGTTTTTTGTCTATATGCCCATTCTTTTATGAGGCTATACATAACGATTTTTTGCATCAGAAGTAATGCTTAAATGCTTTTTTTGCTATAATAGTGATAATTAAATCGCATGTTAATGCCTGTGAGGATGAATGGATATGAAAATACTTGTTATAGAGGATAATGAAAGTGTATGCTCCATGCTGGAGATGTTTTTTCTAAAGGAAAACTATGAAGGCGTATTTATACATAATGGTAAAGAAGCGCTAGATTATTTTATGGAAAATCAGGAGTGGGATATCATCATTGTCGACTGGATGCTGCCTGGAATGGAGGGCGTGACAATCTGCAGGAAAATAAGAGAGGTCAGCTCTGTTCCAATTATCATGCTGACTGCAAAAGACAGTGAGTCAGATCAGGTGCTCGGACTGGAGATGGGTGCAGATGATTATGTGACGAAACCATTCAGCCCATTGACACTGATGGCGAGAATTAAAGCTGTTACCCGCCGTTATCAGAAGGATGCTGTCAGCAAAGTGGATTCTAATTTCCTGACAAGCGAACATTTTAAAATCAGCAAAGAAACGAGAGAAGTAATCTATAATGGCAAGACACTTTCCAACTTGACTCCGAAGGAATTTGATCTGCTTTATTATTTGATAAGCAATCCGAAACAGGTGTTCACTCGAGAGCAGCTGCTTGACAGAGTATGGGGTTATCAGTTCTATGGAGATGAAAGAACAGTGGATGTTCATATTAAAAGGCTCCGCAATAAGATTGGCACAAAAGAACAGCCGTTTATTCATACAATCTGGGGAGTAGGATATAAGTTTGACGAAAGTGCCGGCAATGGAGAATAAAAGAAAAATAAAAGAGGAGGGATTTGTCCCTCCTCTTTTTATACGATTTCTGCTTCTGATGGGGAAACAGCTGGCTGAGCTATCTGCCTTTGGCTGGAGCTTTCAGGAAGCTCCTCAAGCTCGCGCATCTTCATTACTTCCACATATTTAATATGGTGGTCTTCCATTTCAATTATTTTAAAGCTGTAGGAATCGAATGTCAGGATATCTCCTTCTGTTGCATCATAATCAGAAGTCAAAATCCAGCCACCTAATGTATCAATATCCTCATCATCCATCTCAATGGACAGCAGGGAGTTGACTTGTGTTATCAACAGCTTTGCATCGAGGATAAAGTGGTTTTCCTTCACCTTTTGAATGCTTGGAATCTCATCCATATCAAATTCATCGCGAATATCACCGACAATCTCTTCAATGATGTCCTCAACTGTTACTAAACCTGAGGTTCCGCCGTATTCGTCCATTAATATCGCCATATGAATTCGTTCCTTCTGCATTTTAACGAGCAAATCATGGATTGGAACGGTTTCAATGACTCGGATAACTGGACGAATATAGGAATCTAGCTTTTTCGCGCTTAAATCTTTTGAACGAATCAATGCGGTCATAATTTCCTTGACGTTAATCATGCCGACAATATGATCCTTGTCACCATCTGTAATAGGGTATCTTGTAAACTGTTCACCTTGAATGACGTCCATTAGGTCATCAAGGTTGCTTTCTTGTTCCAATGAGATGATCTCTGTACGCGGAACCATAATTTCCTTTGCGATGCGATCATCAAAATCGAAAATCTTGTTTACATACTTAAACTCTGATTGGTTTATTTCGCCGCTTTTAAAACTTTCAGAGACAATAATGCGAAGTTCTTCCTCCGAATGGGCTAAATCATTTTCAGAAACAGGCTTTAATCCAAACATGCGAGTAATGATTCTTGCAGATCCGTTTAAGACCCAAATGAATGGGTACAGCACCTTATAAAAAGCAATCAATGGTCTTGCTGCCATTAAGGTAATTAATTCTGCTTTATGAATAGCGAATGTTTTTGGAGCCAATTCTCCCACTACTACATGAAGAAACGTAATAATGGCAAATGATATGGAAAAGGACAAGATTGTCACAGCTGCTTCCGGAATGTGAATAAAATGGAATAAAGGTAACAGAATGTCATGAATTGTTTCCTCACCAAGCCACCCGATGCCAAGTGCTGTAATGGTGATACCCAATTGACATGCCGATAAATATTCATCAAGGTTTGTGATGATTTTTTTTGCGGCAATGGCATTTTTGTTGCCTTCCTCCATTAACTGGTCAATTTTAGAACTGCGCACTCTGATAATAGCAAACTCTGAAGCTACAAAAAATGCAGTAAAAGCAATCAAAATGGCTATAATAACCAAGTTAAATATGTCCAATAAGTTTCCTTATCCCGCAATAGGCGAGTAAGGAGTCACCTCCTGATTAATACATGATATTAAATTTTCAAATGGCTAATTGACATGTCTATATTTCTGGATCCTTTTTTAAAATGAATGTGATCTAGTCTTAGTTTGTATGAAGCTGATTGTAGGTTCTAGGATATGATCAATCATTTTAGGAAAAGAATCAGAAGTTCTTTTTAGATTTACGATCCCATCGTACCACCTCAATCTTTCCGTTAGATATAATAATAATTATACTTTAAGCCAAACTGCGCAGTCAAACGATGCAATTTTTCAATTTTCAGTTTATTGAATGATGGCTAAAGCTCTTATTTATCATTTTATGTGAAAGAGAAAAAAATATGTTTAAGCATTGTTTGTCTTTTTGCTCAATATTTAGTGCGGTCTTTAAGCTTTGACCGCACTCTTATGTAGTTATTTTGCCTTTACCACTTCTATAGAAGAAATGTGATCGTTTTGTACTTCGGCTACTTTGAATATATAGCCTTCATATTCAATAGAATCTCCTAAACTTAACTCAGAGCTGACAGAAAACAGCCAGCCGCCAATCGTGTGCATTTCGTCATTTTCAATGGAAATGGAGAGAAGTTGGCTCACATCATTTATATGAAGTTTAGAATCCATTCGATAATGGTTTTCGCCGATTTTCTCGATGGAAGGCTTTTCGTCTACATCGAATTCGTCCATAATATCTCCGACTATTTCTTCTAAAATATCTTCGACAGTAACAAGCCCTGCTGTCCCGCCAAACTCATCATGAAGAATGGCAATGGAAGTCCGTTCCTTCTGCATTCTTATTAAGAGCAGTTGGATTGGTATTGTTTCCATCACATGAATAATCGGTTGAATATACGTTTTTAATGGAGAATTATCCATGCAGCTGTCTCTAATACAATCAGTCAATATTTGTTTTGCATGGATAAAGCCGACAATCATATCCTTATTCCCGTCTTTCATAATCGGAAATCTTGTGTAGCGATTAGAGCTGATTGCTGTAATGGCCTCATTTAATGGCATGTCCTCTGATAATGCTACCATTTCTGTTCGCGGCACCATCACTTCATGAGCAAGTCTGTTATCAAACTCAAAGATTCGTTGGACATAACGATATTCCGTCCTGTTTATTTCTCCATTTTGATAGCTTTCCTTCAAAATAAGCTGAAGCTCTTCTTCTGACAGTGCGTTGTCATTCGTATCAGTGCTTTTGACCCCATATAAGCGGGCTACTAGTCTAGCTGCATGATTCAATACCCATATAAAAGGGAAGGTGATTTTATAAAACAAAATGAGAGGTTTCGATAAAGACAAGGTGACTCTTTCCGCATAACGGATAGCGATAGATTTAGGAAAGAGCTCCCCAATGACAACATTAATATAAGTGACAACAGAAAACGCCAGCACAAAGGAAATAATATGTGCTGCAGAATCTGGCAGCTGTAATTTTGCTACAACCGGCGCCATAATTTTCAGCACAGTCGGTTCACCGAGCCAGCCTAAACCCAATGAGGTTATGGTGATTCCGAGCTGGCAAGCAGATAGGTAGCTATCCAAATGGGTCGTGATTGTTTTGGCAGAAGCTACGTTCTTATGTCCAGCTGCCTCCAAAGAATTCAACCGGCTTGGTCGCACTCTGACCATGGCAAATTCGATTGCAACAAAAAAGGCAGAAAAGGCTATTAGTACAAGTATGAGAAGAAGATTGGAAATAATCACTGCGCTCAACACCATTCGTTATTGTCTTTGCTGCTACTCCTAAACTAATTGTTAGTCTGCACTAAATGCAGAATTCTTAGTAAGAATTTAAATAGCATTATTTTTTAAATAGCGCATTTCCAATAATTTTAAACATTTTAGTATTTTTAGAAGAATTCAAAAGGGGAAAAGGAGGGGATTAGGTACGGCGATTTAATGCTGTCCAATCTCGCTCTAGCATGCTGTACAAATATAAATCATGGTAATGATCATAAAGCCATTCTCCGTCCCTAAGGATACCTTCCTTTTTGAAGTGAAGTTTCTCAGGTATTGCTTGACTTTTGAAATTGTTAACTCCACAGCGTATTTCAATTCTGTTGAGGTTTAAATAATAAAAAGCGTGATTTAAAACAGCAACGACACATTTAGTCATGATTCCTTTTCCTTGGACAGCTTCTCCTAAATAATAGCCGATGCTTGCTTGGCGGCTCATCCAGTCCAGCTGCTGAAGAGATATCATACCGATAAGTTTGTCTCTGTAAAAAATTCCGGCCTGGAAGCCATTGTTATCTGCAAGCTGTTTATGCCAGTCAGGAATGATCGACTGGTATTGATAAGGAGAGATAATATGATCAATCCAAGGAAGCCATTCCTTTAAATAGGCACGATTCTGGTCAACAAGCTGAAAGAGCTCATTGCTATCCTGCATATGAAGCATGCGGATGTGGATTTCATGATCGACAGCTAAATGAAATATATAGAATCATTCCCTTCTATGAATGATAATTAATTCCCTTTAGCTTATGCCAAACTAACGTTTCTTGTTATCAGAAATGCTTTAAATTCCAACGAGAATAGGCGTTTTGACTAGAAAAGGAATATTGAAAAAAATATAAAAAATAGCTTAATATTCTCCTATATACGCCGATAGACATAGTAAATGAGTAGTTATTTTATCCTATGTTGTTAGCGCTTTTATAAAGCGAACTAGTTTGCTGTGAAGGGAGATAGATTGTTGTGAAAAAGAAAAGTTTATTAGCTAAAATGGTGGCACTTGTATTCCTAGCTGTCCTAGTTGGTGCAGCTGCAAGTGGAACGGCAGTATATTTGTTAAACAGCGGGTTTGAACAGTCTGTTCTCTTGA
This DNA window, taken from Niallia sp. Man26, encodes the following:
- a CDS encoding hemolysin family protein, translated to MIISNLLLILVLIAFSAFFVAIEFAMVRVRPSRLNSLEAAGHKNVASAKTITTHLDSYLSACQLGITITSLGLGWLGEPTVLKIMAPVVAKLQLPDSAAHIISFVLAFSVVTYINVVIGELFPKSIAIRYAERVTLSLSKPLILFYKITFPFIWVLNHAARLVARLYGVKSTDTNDNALSEEELQLILKESYQNGEINRTEYRYVQRIFEFDNRLAHEVMVPRTEMVALSEDMPLNEAITAISSNRYTRFPIMKDGNKDMIVGFIHAKQILTDCIRDSCMDNSPLKTYIQPIIHVMETIPIQLLLIRMQKERTSIAILHDEFGGTAGLVTVEDILEEIVGDIMDEFDVDEKPSIEKIGENHYRMDSKLHINDVSQLLSISIENDEMHTIGGWLFSVSSELSLGDSIEYEGYIFKVAEVQNDHISSIEVVKAK
- a CDS encoding ABC transporter permease; this translates as MSNLVYNEMLKLVKSKRLYIVTLIIAVMIAMFTYAQFREMENLKKRLGDVDWRTTLQQSIIDTQNRIGSSGISDEWRNQLKVRISQSQYYLDHDINPQEPGAPTFLRVFLDNSMQLLLPLMVMIVAADLVSSERSIGTIKLLLTRPVRRWKILLSKYITLVLSISFILFMFGLFSYLISGLFFGYVGWTAPILTGFTVQAGELNTAGVHLVPQWQYILMVFGLAWFVSLVVGTLSFMLSILVRSTAAGMGVMLAFLISGTIISNIASSWEAAKYLFMVNLRLTDYLQGNIPPIEGMSLPFSLTVLAVWGIAALAVSFFTFTKKDVY
- a CDS encoding nitroreductase family protein produces the protein MTTEISSEQFMDILKARRAVKVYDESYQLSKEEIEELLELAGRAPSAWNLQHWHFVVFHGNEAQEKLLPIAFNQQQITQSSCVIAVLGDLEADKNAEEVFGKDMEKGRIKEELADVIKGQIKGAYSNDVYPRDAANSNASLAAMQLMIAAKGKGLDTCAIGGFNRGKFVEEFQISERYLPIMLITVGKAAAPGRETDRLPLEKTTTWI
- a CDS encoding SGNH/GDSL hydrolase family protein; this encodes MKKKATIYITSLSLLVCLMWMFGLGWVLVDYAQGSKKELDTSNKPAEAAPSGGVQLLALGDSLTRGTGDEAGKGYIGYLKDKLSDKTDEDITLKNYGIKGQTSTELSAQVKQQEIQRQIKNADIIFITIGGNDLFQGGETLSHFDDGTVSKLSATYNQNLEDILTTIRATNEKTPIYLIGLYNPFSDLEDSELTSKIVRDWNYESAETSAAFAKTIFVPTYDIFQQNVQTYLYSDHFHPNKQGYELMADRVASLISWEVEENE
- a CDS encoding DUF3889 domain-containing protein, whose protein sequence is MKNRAFPILVASILIMGFLFPSHNIAVQKVDYEKYGSIAIAVVKADYPEQAVTDYKYMGRKKISTMEVEDSFQFIVKENSKEKTVQVTIKHDIKNDKFISLTVSEPEQP
- the corA gene encoding magnesium/cobalt transporter CorA; translation: MIDIIALTKQNTLETGLTMEDLQEGNYEWYWIDFNSPVDSEIEYLREPLQFHPLSIEDCLHNLQRPKIDYFDEYTFLVTHSLEAKTYAKEELNLFIGDNYIVSFHKEPSIEVQFVAKKLLGEKKPAKWSQFTVLYELLDRLVDNYIPIIYEIEDFLNEIDENPENKSMEVLLDDLYETRHRLLSVRHTVVPMRDLLYTLLNTKRLTAVSNKREYYSDIYDHLLKLAEVIESNREMTADIRDSYLSYNAHQSNRIMQILTVITTIFMPLSFLAGLYGMNFRYMPELNWKYGYFSLLGTMVLIACCMFLYFKRKGWFK
- a CDS encoding YitT family protein, with amino-acid sequence MESPQLETSINMEKPQHKVLPKSVLLKRALFIILGSVMMGIGIEEFLVPNQILDGGIVGISIILSHLLSVKLGFFIFLLNIPFFYIGYKQIGKTFALSTLLGITVLSITTILLHDVPVFTEDLLLATVFGGIILGVGVGIVLRFGGSLDGTEILALLFSKKLPFSVGEIIMFFNFFIFITAGFVFTWDRAMYSIIAYFIAFKVIDIVIAGLDESKSAWIISDNAEVIGETIIARLGRGVTYLKGEGAYTGDNKKVIFCVINRLEEAKLKLIVEELDPTAFLAVANIAEVRGGRFKKKDIH
- a CDS encoding M14 family zinc carboxypeptidase; amino-acid sequence: MKKITIFMLCLALFLPSSAKVLGKELSREEQYTYDEYQRDIWKMKSRYKRQLEVHTIGYSEYGRKLYGIKVGKGEKSILISGAHHGREWITALLMMKMIENQVQQEDLYNRMGEYSIWFVPMLNPDGVTIQQGDLQKFPLFSRISLKRMNEGSKDFTRWKSNGRGIDLNRQYPAGWDELKGESPKPSYKNYKGKKPLEAKEVQAIVSLTEKIKPTIAVAYHSSGQEIYWEYNNKENTERDRAIAAKLAETTGYDLGTPDVDAIGSGYTDWFISTYHLPAFTIEICPSVEETNPPMDTFGEEWKRNVHVTSVLLEEAKQLENVHKKNLDYR
- a CDS encoding response regulator transcription factor — protein: MKILVIEDNESVCSMLEMFFLKENYEGVFIHNGKEALDYFMENQEWDIIIVDWMLPGMEGVTICRKIREVSSVPIIMLTAKDSESDQVLGLEMGADDYVTKPFSPLTLMARIKAVTRRYQKDAVSKVDSNFLTSEHFKISKETREVIYNGKTLSNLTPKEFDLLYYLISNPKQVFTREQLLDRVWGYQFYGDERTVDVHIKRLRNKIGTKEQPFIHTIWGVGYKFDESAGNGE
- a CDS encoding ABC transporter ATP-binding protein — encoded protein: MSETTLAVKNLTKTIGKRKIIKDISFELKSGEVFGFLGPNGAGKTTTIRMLVGLIKPTSGSIQICGYDVKKDFSKAMERLGCIVENPELYPYLTGWENLQFFARMLKGVDDKRIEDIIELVGLKDRIHDKVKTYSLGMRQRLGIGQALLSRPKVLILDEPTNGLDPSGIREMRQFIRFLAEKEGLSVLVSSHLLSEIQLLCDRVSIILNGKIIHTESVQSLLTAQERIIWRFTPMDVGIDLLKSVSPSVKIDGENVITPFLEEEASKWSKMLFEANVNIIEMNRQIPSLEHLFLELTGGGTIE
- a CDS encoding hemolysin family protein, with translation MDIFNLVIIAILIAFTAFFVASEFAIIRVRSSKIDQLMEEGNKNAIAAKKIITNLDEYLSACQLGITITALGIGWLGEETIHDILLPLFHFIHIPEAAVTILSFSISFAIITFLHVVVGELAPKTFAIHKAELITLMAARPLIAFYKVLYPFIWVLNGSARIITRMFGLKPVSENDLAHSEEELRIIVSESFKSGEINQSEFKYVNKIFDFDDRIAKEIMVPRTEIISLEQESNLDDLMDVIQGEQFTRYPITDGDKDHIVGMINVKEIMTALIRSKDLSAKKLDSYIRPVIRVIETVPIHDLLVKMQKERIHMAILMDEYGGTSGLVTVEDIIEEIVGDIRDEFDMDEIPSIQKVKENHFILDAKLLITQVNSLLSIEMDDEDIDTLGGWILTSDYDATEGDILTFDSYSFKIIEMEDHHIKYVEVMKMRELEELPESSSQRQIAQPAVSPSEAEIV